From one Bombus pascuorum unplaced genomic scaffold, iyBomPasc1.1, whole genome shotgun sequence genomic stretch:
- the LOC132915631 gene encoding uncharacterized protein LOC132915631 encodes MAMKRLASLQRQFQRDQKFEAAYRAVIQEYLELGHMTTIASHHQSADEHYLPHHGVIKDSSTSTKLRVVFDGSAPSTTGVSLNDTLHTGPKLQEDLFDILLRFRSHQYVLTGDIEKMYRQFLVRPEDRKYQKILWRNSNGEIETYQLNTITFGLSAAPYLAIRCLKQLANDEGHRFPRASSVLQRDFYVDDALTGADTMSEALSIRTELTELLQLAGLKIRKWASNNRELLNGLSDHDINQNLQLGESQPLKTLGVYWRSSDDSILYSVAAMANIPHVTKRSISSVIARIYDPLGLLAPVIVRAKILLQRVWALKVDWDESLPADFHSEWSRYYSQLALLNNISFQRKAIIGSAKEIEMHGFCDASEKAYGACVYLRTVNPDGHVQVQLLAAKSRVAPLKSQTIPRLELCGALLLTSLMSTIQQALSRNVSRAVYWTDSTIVLHWISTSPHTLKTFVANRISEIQTRTSSHDWCHVPTNDNPADLISRGQTPEEFLRPTIWQHGPEWLQLSEEHWPTCTLPPLTELPEQKRATCMSATPADHEFLERYSSWPKLIRIIARCLRWKHKNNPTTPITATELNTAHNKIIKLLQGIYFSAEIRALQKDRDATIKGKLTRLNPFIDKEGILRVGGRLSHSLIPFPQKHPIILPKSYVTARIIDHAHNVHMHAGTQATLYAVRRRYWPIDGRSQVWHTIKSCVRCCRAHPPPVDYIMGDLPEARVTESRPFTNVGVDYCGPFHIKERRDRNRRQVKAYVAIFVCLAVKAVHIELVGDLTSEAFIATLRRFIARRGFCSTIHSDNGTNFVGANNELRELHELLRSNDHNSKVASFLSDKHIEWHFIPPHTPHFGGLWEAAVKSFKRHLKRVIGNELLTFEQFNTLIIEIEAILNSRPLTPISSDPNDLLVLTPGHFLIGDSLMSLRERDFRDVPSNRLSRWQHLQQIRQHFWNRWHKEYLNELSNRSKWNKGGHNIQEGAIVILREDNVPSMQWPLGRVIKVHPGDDGVIRTATIQTAKNIVDRGIKRLVPLPIHPDFKESGQSAVETRGH; translated from the coding sequence CTCTTGAGATTCCGCTCTCATCAGTATGTTCTCACGGGTGATATCGAGAAGATGTATCGACAATTTCTCGTACGCCCGGAAGATCGTAAGTATCAGAAAATTTTGTGGCGCAATTCGAACGGCGAAATCGAAACTTATCAACTCAACACCATCACGTTCGGCCTGTCGGCCGCACCCTACCTAGCTATCCGATGTCTCAAACAATTGGCAAACGATGAAGGACATCGATTTCCGCGAGCTTCGTCAGTCTTGCAGCGGGATTTCTACGTCGACGACGCCCTTACCGGGGCTGACACGATGAGCGAGGCGTTGTCAATCAGAACAGAACTCACCGAACTTCTCCAACTGGCCGGCCTGAAAATCAGAAAATGGGCATCCAACAACCGCGAACTACTCAACGGACTATCGGACCACGACATAAACCAAAACCTACAATTGGGTGAGTCCCAACCATTAAAGACACTTGGAGTTTATTGGAGGTCCTCCGATGATTCAATCCTTTACTCAGTCGCCGCCATGGCCAATATTCCTCACGTTACCAAACGATCGATCAGCTCCGTAATCGCTAGGATTTACGATCCTTTAGGACTACTCGCGCCAGTAATTGTTCGAGCAAAAATATTACTACAGAGAGTCTGGGCACTGAAGGTCGATTGGGATGAATCACTCCCCGCAGATTTCCATTCCGAATGGAGCCGCTATTATTCCCAATTAGCGCTCCTGAACAATATCTCGTTCCAACGCAAGGCAATAATCGGATCCgcaaaagaaatcgaaatgcATGGTTTCTGCGATGCAAGCGAGAAAGCATACGGAGCTTGCGTTTATCTACGAACCGTTAATCCTGACGGCCACGTGCAGGTCCAGCTTTTAGCCGCAAAATCAAGGGTAGCCCCGCTCAAGTCCCAAACCATTCCTCGGCTTGAATTGTGCGGAGCCCTTCTTCTTACGTCCCTGATGTCTACCATACAACAGGCTCTATCGCGCAATGTGTCTCGAGCCGTCTACTGGACCGACTCCACCATCGTCCTCCATTGGATAAGCACGTCTCCTCACACACTGAAAACGTTTGTGGCCAACCGAATCTCCGAAATCCAGACTAGAACTAGTTCGCACGATTGGTGCCATGTTCCGACCAACGACAATCCCGCGGATCTAATCTCGCGAGGACAAACGCCTGAAGAATTTCTACGCCCGACTATTTGGCAACACGGTCCTGAATGGCTCCAACTATCTGAAGAACACTGGCCGACATGTACACTGCCACCACTAACGGAGTTACCGGAACAAAAACGAGCAACCTGTATGTCCGCAACCCCCGCCGATCATGAATTTCTAGAAAGGTATTCATCTTGGCCTAAGTTGATCCGGATCATCGCTCGCTGTCTCCGTTGGAAACATAAAAACAATCCGACTACACCCATCACGGCAACTGAATTAAATACAGCCCACAACAAGATCATCAAACTATTGCAAGGCATCTATTTTTCCGCAGAAATACGTGCGCTCCAGAAGGATCGAGACGCAACAATAAAGGGAAAGCTCACGCGACTCAACCCGTTCATAGATAAGGAAGGCATATTACGCGTAGGCGGCCGACTTAGTCATTCACTGATACCTTTTCCTCAAAAACATCCGATAATTTTGCCTAAGTCATATGTTACAGCACGCATCATCGATCATGCACACAACGTCCACATGCACGCAGGAACACAAGCTACGCTGTACGCCGTACGACGAAGATACTGGCCCATCGACGGTCGAAGTCAAGTTTGGCATACGATCAAGAGCTGCGTCCGTTGCTGCCGCGCTCATCCACCGCCGGTGGATTACATTATGGGTGATCTACCTGAGGCGAGAGTGACCGAGTCACGCCCATTCACGAACGTCGGCGTCGACTACTGCGGACCATTCCACATCAAGGAAAGGAGAGATCGCAACCGCCGCCAGGTCAAGGCATATGTTGCCATCTTTGTATGCTTAGCGGTTAAGGCGGTGCATATCGAACTCGTCGGCGATCTCACTAGCGAGGCCTTCATCGCCACACTCCGAAGATTCATCGCTCGACGCGGGTTTTGCTCTACCATCCATTCGGACAACGGCACAAACTTTGTTGGGGCGAACAACGAATTACGTGAGCTTCACGAACTCctacgatcgaacgatcatAATTCCAAGGTGGCCTCATTTCTGTCAGATAAGCACATTGAATGGCATTTTATTCCCCCTCATACCCCGCACTTCGGCGGACTCTGGGAAGCAGCGGTAAAGTCATTTAAACGTCATCTCAAACGCGTAATCGGCAACGAGTTACTCACCTTCGAACAATTCAACACCCTCATTATTGAGATCGAGGCAATCCTCAACTCACGACCGTTAACTCCGATATCCTCCGATCCGAACGATCTCCTAGTCCTCACTCCCGGCCATTTCCTCATCGGCGATTCACTAATGAGTTTACGGGAGCGAGATTTCAGAGACGTCCCTTCCAATCGGCTCTCCAGATGGCAACATCTTCAACAGATCAGGCAACATTTTTGGAATCGCTGGCATaaggaatatttaaacgaattgaGTAACCGCAGCAAATGGAACAAAGGTGGGCACAACATCCAGGAAGGCGCAATCGTCATCCTCAGAGAGGACAATGTGCCCTCTATGCAGTGGCCTCTGGGACGAGTTATCAAGGTCCATCCAGGCGACGATGGTGTCATCCGAACGGCTACGATTCAAACGGCGAAAAACATCGTGGATCGAGGCATCAAAAGACTTGTCCCACTGCCAATCCATCCTGACTTCAAGGAATCCGGACAATCAGCAGTTGAGACGAGGGGGCATTAG